Proteins from one Vibrio coralliirubri genomic window:
- a CDS encoding DUF1214 domain-containing protein, with amino-acid sequence MKKLLLASLLAISTMPVYSQSFDDTDDILNRASQIENLEYKMMVQRATQTAIHYMPAVTQIDFLKATRRDLDGDFNDVVYVNEPFGSEKGFLTANDTTAYAWATITSKNGPVVIEVPAATDKVNYFGSIVNQWEVPIADVGYKGADEGKGGKYLLLPPGYDNKLGTKQDLESKGYLVFETDTYLYGFSFRPSLTNGATDLDAGNYAKQIKIYNLADAENPPKTDYLDATDVAYDSLPYYNETFFQDINDVIQENPVRTQDKAMASLLKDLGIEKGKKFDPTAEQKKAMSEGVLMAYAHMQSKFVEPDQTVSALWRDENGKPLSQWSFWNFGPQAQLGFPFVDEDEVLVDKRAASYFYVTYLPKQLGGSTFYLTGLRDSQGEMLDGKATYKLNVPADTPVEDFWSAIVYNMETKNFVKGVDRVGLSSRNADTMKKNPDGSYDLYFGPEAPKGQEENWVPTGGEDYFLLFRLYRPTSKTFFKNWMLEDMEKISG; translated from the coding sequence ATGAAAAAACTTCTATTAGCTTCGCTACTTGCTATCAGCACAATGCCGGTCTATTCCCAATCATTCGATGATACAGATGACATCCTTAATCGCGCATCACAGATTGAAAATCTTGAATACAAAATGATGGTGCAGCGTGCCACTCAAACAGCAATCCATTATATGCCAGCTGTGACTCAAATTGATTTCCTAAAAGCGACTCGTCGTGACCTTGATGGCGACTTCAACGATGTGGTTTACGTGAACGAACCTTTTGGTTCAGAAAAGGGTTTTCTCACCGCGAACGATACCACCGCTTACGCTTGGGCAACGATAACGTCGAAGAACGGTCCGGTGGTGATTGAGGTTCCAGCAGCAACAGACAAAGTGAATTACTTTGGTTCAATCGTAAACCAATGGGAGGTTCCGATTGCTGATGTTGGCTACAAAGGTGCTGACGAAGGCAAAGGAGGGAAGTATCTACTCCTGCCACCTGGTTACGACAACAAATTAGGTACGAAGCAGGATCTCGAAAGTAAGGGTTACCTTGTATTTGAAACGGATACGTACCTGTATGGCTTTTCATTCAGACCGTCGTTAACCAATGGGGCGACAGATTTGGATGCGGGTAACTACGCGAAGCAAATCAAAATCTACAACTTAGCCGATGCAGAAAATCCACCTAAGACAGATTACTTGGATGCAACAGATGTCGCTTATGACAGCCTCCCTTATTACAACGAGACGTTTTTTCAAGACATTAATGACGTCATCCAAGAGAACCCGGTTAGAACGCAAGACAAAGCAATGGCGTCGTTACTAAAAGACCTTGGTATTGAAAAAGGGAAAAAATTCGACCCAACAGCTGAGCAGAAAAAAGCGATGAGTGAAGGTGTGCTGATGGCCTATGCGCACATGCAATCAAAGTTTGTTGAACCGGATCAAACGGTGAGTGCGCTATGGAGAGATGAAAACGGCAAACCTCTGTCGCAATGGTCTTTCTGGAATTTTGGCCCTCAAGCCCAACTTGGCTTCCCATTCGTGGATGAAGATGAGGTGTTAGTTGATAAGCGAGCGGCGTCGTACTTCTACGTAACTTACTTGCCGAAGCAATTAGGAGGTTCAACCTTTTATCTAACGGGCTTACGCGATTCACAAGGTGAGATGTTAGATGGCAAAGCGACGTACAAGCTCAATGTACCAGCCGATACGCCTGTCGAGGACTTCTGGTCAGCGATTGTTTACAACATGGAAACCAAGAATTTTGTTAAAGGGGTCGATCGAGTAGGACTATCGTCTCGAAACGCTGACACGATGAAAAAGAATCCAGATGGTTCGTATGATTTGTATTTCGGCCCTGAAGCACCAAAAGGGCAGGAGGAAAACTGGGTTCCTACAGGTGGTGAAGATTACTTCTTATTGTTCCGACTTTACCGTCCAACATCGAAGACTTTCTTTAAAAACTGGATGCTAGAAGACATGGAAAAAATCAGTGGCTAG
- a CDS encoding N-acylglucosamine 2-epimerase, with the protein MLRATIALLSVTSFAVSANAPLPSGEEWLNHATEGLAPYWLMPSAKGEPVGNFPTFRCDDGTLLDVSDVCPELNKGWITPHFGKEFTRMKSRQTYAYGVLYHLTGDKQALALAKQGAYYIIDQLEDKQNGGFIGYTKEGKLGQDWQQRTSQDQAYALVGLAMYYYLTQDKKVEQALIAQQAFIFDKYRLSDNSGLAWVLADGEDGSAKRRELVAQLDQINGYLLLVAPLLKEPVKSKWLDDLNWLTQTMIDQYHSEDEQRFYGAIHDKAAMMPNANHNDFGHTIKAYWMTYLTGHTLKNSEWSQFGFDGMKHTLDQAQYQKDFNNVSNYFGERLQKMWQGQDITGWQSRPHSQWASSWEWAELDQAAMTVSLVDGSMKDVLQYTLPTFHDVWVDHKYGGVGLDPKRTKAFHWGNGYHQFEHALIGYLYARQEEGKPAVLHYARPTNSEKPMEPYYYQGDVVKLENLDDGTQKVSFNNIRP; encoded by the coding sequence ATGTTACGAGCAACGATCGCATTACTCAGTGTTACTAGCTTCGCCGTATCTGCCAACGCCCCTCTTCCTTCTGGAGAAGAGTGGCTCAATCATGCTACTGAAGGGCTTGCACCTTACTGGTTGATGCCTAGCGCTAAAGGAGAACCGGTAGGCAACTTCCCTACTTTCCGCTGTGATGACGGTACCTTGCTCGATGTTTCCGATGTGTGCCCTGAACTGAACAAAGGCTGGATCACGCCACACTTTGGCAAAGAGTTTACGCGGATGAAGTCACGTCAAACTTATGCCTATGGCGTGCTCTACCACCTTACTGGCGATAAACAGGCTTTAGCGCTTGCCAAGCAAGGTGCCTACTACATCATTGATCAGCTAGAAGATAAGCAAAACGGCGGCTTTATCGGCTACACAAAAGAGGGAAAATTAGGCCAGGATTGGCAGCAGCGTACTTCTCAAGATCAAGCGTACGCGCTGGTTGGCCTTGCTATGTACTACTACTTGACCCAAGACAAAAAGGTAGAACAAGCACTCATCGCACAACAAGCTTTTATCTTTGATAAATATCGACTTAGCGACAACAGTGGTCTTGCTTGGGTGCTTGCTGACGGTGAAGATGGCAGTGCAAAACGACGTGAGCTGGTCGCGCAACTTGATCAGATTAATGGCTACCTGTTGCTCGTCGCACCTCTGCTCAAAGAGCCCGTCAAATCAAAATGGCTTGATGACTTAAACTGGCTCACGCAAACCATGATTGACCAATACCATTCTGAAGATGAACAACGCTTCTACGGCGCAATTCACGATAAAGCTGCGATGATGCCGAATGCAAATCACAATGATTTTGGGCACACCATCAAAGCGTATTGGATGACCTATCTAACCGGTCACACACTAAAGAACTCTGAATGGTCGCAGTTTGGATTTGATGGCATGAAACACACTCTGGATCAGGCGCAATATCAGAAAGACTTTAACAATGTATCTAACTACTTTGGTGAGCGACTTCAGAAGATGTGGCAAGGGCAAGATATCACGGGCTGGCAAAGCAGACCGCACAGCCAGTGGGCGTCATCATGGGAGTGGGCTGAACTTGATCAAGCGGCCATGACGGTTTCGCTGGTCGATGGTTCAATGAAAGACGTCCTGCAATACACCTTACCGACCTTTCATGATGTATGGGTCGACCACAAATACGGCGGTGTCGGGCTTGATCCTAAGCGCACCAAAGCTTTCCATTGGGGCAACGGTTATCACCAGTTTGAGCATGCGCTGATTGGCTATTTATATGCTCGACAAGAGGAAGGTAAACCCGCTGTGCTTCACTACGCAAGGCCAACCAATAGCGAGAAGCCAATGGAACCGTATTACTATCAAGGGGATGTGGTTAAGTTGGAGAACCTAGATGATGGGACACAAAAGGTCAGTTTCAATAACATTCGACCTTAG
- a CDS encoding ferredoxin reductase family protein codes for MKTVRNIIWAMIATMSAFWFAMEPQLFASSDVFEWRSAMIQYSGILSLMLMSITMILAMRLPMVENWLKGMDKAYRVHKWLGIGGVALGVTHWLWYQIPKSLVVSGVLDKPVRHDGSGPQAVLTGWELWVNELRGIAQSIGEWGFYLLLILLVASLWAAVKYKPFKLSHRLMSVAYLFIAFHSVILLKRAYWGEPIYYLTVAFALVGSIAAIYSLLGLVGRRNRNSATIASTRYFPQAEVMELVLKPDASWHGHNAGQFAYLRFGNEDPHPFTIVSGSEDSELRFLIKELGDFTNGLYERVKAGDAVTVEGPYGRLDFDLSKPQIWIAGGVGIASFFATLEALKTEREHPRIELFYCTRGVDKQLIDELWHLAHAVGVKLTVIDTLHSPRLNAGRIVNQCGDLNEYEMYFCGPELFSTSLKKELDTYQFDIEKHYHEELFVMR; via the coding sequence ATGAAAACAGTCCGCAATATCATTTGGGCAATGATTGCCACAATGTCAGCCTTTTGGTTTGCGATGGAACCGCAATTATTCGCTTCAAGCGATGTCTTTGAATGGCGCTCAGCCATGATTCAGTACTCAGGTATTTTGTCTCTGATGTTAATGTCCATCACCATGATCTTGGCGATGCGTTTGCCTATGGTTGAGAATTGGCTGAAAGGTATGGATAAAGCATATCGAGTCCATAAATGGCTCGGTATCGGTGGTGTTGCACTGGGTGTGACACACTGGTTGTGGTACCAAATTCCTAAGTCATTGGTGGTGTCTGGCGTGTTAGATAAGCCTGTTCGACACGATGGTTCAGGGCCGCAAGCTGTTTTGACAGGATGGGAGTTATGGGTCAATGAATTGCGAGGTATTGCTCAGAGTATTGGCGAATGGGGCTTCTACTTATTACTCATTTTACTTGTGGCGTCACTATGGGCGGCAGTGAAGTACAAACCGTTTAAATTGTCGCACCGTCTGATGTCGGTTGCGTACCTGTTTATCGCTTTTCACTCAGTAATACTGCTTAAACGAGCGTATTGGGGAGAGCCTATTTATTATCTAACCGTAGCATTTGCTTTGGTTGGATCTATCGCAGCGATTTACAGTTTGTTGGGTTTGGTAGGGCGTCGTAATCGTAACTCAGCGACTATTGCTTCGACTCGATATTTTCCACAAGCTGAGGTGATGGAGCTTGTGTTAAAACCTGATGCATCTTGGCATGGTCATAACGCTGGGCAGTTTGCGTACTTGCGTTTCGGTAATGAAGACCCGCATCCGTTTACCATTGTTTCTGGCAGTGAAGATTCAGAGCTACGCTTTTTGATCAAAGAGTTGGGTGATTTTACTAATGGCCTTTATGAACGAGTGAAAGCGGGCGATGCGGTTACGGTTGAAGGACCCTATGGTCGACTTGATTTTGACCTAAGCAAGCCACAAATTTGGATTGCTGGTGGCGTCGGGATTGCGTCGTTTTTTGCAACACTTGAAGCGCTCAAAACAGAACGAGAGCATCCTCGTATTGAGTTGTTTTATTGTACTCGCGGTGTTGATAAGCAATTAATCGATGAGTTGTGGCACCTTGCACACGCGGTTGGTGTGAAGTTGACCGTGATAGACACCTTACATTCACCTCGACTGAATGCCGGAAGAATTGTCAATCAATGTGGCGACCTCAACGAATACGAGATGTATTTCTGCGGGCCGGAGTTGTTCTCTACATCATTGAAAAAAGAATTAGACACCTATCAATTTGATATTGAAAAGCACTACCACGAAGAGCTGTTTGTGATGCGCTAA
- a CDS encoding flavin reductase family protein: MKDMTLSKQDIQTMDQRHRIRLVNSLSGFKSANLIGTCDKQGFENLAIVSSVIHLGSDPALLGFIVRPDKSRRHTLENILETKYFTVNSIGADFVKKAHQTSARYPKPVSEFNAVGLTAYYDDKFPAPFVLESSLKIGLAFKEQITIESNQTQMLIGEVITIHATKRAVMPDGYLDLEALDLVTVSGLDSYHVTQRLHRLSYAKPQQPLFPLTREGNPTSWEAFELNLD, from the coding sequence ATGAAGGACATGACCCTTTCTAAACAAGATATCCAAACAATGGACCAGCGCCACCGCATTCGTTTGGTTAATTCTTTGTCTGGATTTAAAAGTGCCAACTTAATTGGCACTTGTGATAAGCAGGGGTTTGAAAACCTTGCGATAGTAAGCTCTGTCATTCACCTAGGGTCTGATCCGGCGCTGCTCGGTTTTATTGTTCGCCCAGATAAAAGCCGCCGTCATACACTAGAAAACATTCTAGAAACTAAGTACTTCACCGTTAACAGCATTGGTGCTGACTTTGTTAAAAAGGCCCATCAAACCTCGGCTCGCTACCCTAAACCAGTCTCAGAATTCAACGCGGTCGGTTTAACGGCCTATTATGACGACAAATTCCCTGCTCCCTTCGTCTTGGAGAGCAGTTTAAAGATAGGGTTAGCGTTCAAAGAACAGATCACAATCGAAAGCAATCAAACACAAATGTTGATCGGTGAGGTTATAACGATTCACGCCACCAAACGCGCCGTAATGCCGGATGGCTACCTTGATCTAGAAGCGTTGGATTTAGTCACGGTTTCGGGGCTTGATAGCTACCACGTAACTCAAAGACTGCACCGATTAAGCTATGCAAAACCACAACAGCCACTCTTTCCACTCACTCGTGAAGGTAACCCAACCTCATGGGAAGCGTTCGAACTCAATCTAGACTAA
- a CDS encoding CLCA_X family protein codes for MKLTHFKYKTREGPDYRHGDQVSFMDIKQTFGMGSIRVGAWVTKEEKELAANLIFDSLADLAYILALPPEAIGLRGTLSLAFGSGGRKGVQAHYAPNQRELALAKNAGAGALAHEFWHAFDHYIAEKAFEIGDTSGPRKQILFASDCWLHDRKVRPHPLNESLMSLFDATLLSDNNLDKHDYVARSVIADKAMSARYFSLPTEMMARAFESVIESCSDIKNAYLVDGTTKPDMYPVYPDMAHRKEIYQALQGYFAPLGRSLSK; via the coding sequence TTGAAGTTAACTCACTTTAAATACAAAACGCGCGAAGGCCCAGACTACCGACATGGCGATCAGGTGTCTTTTATGGACATCAAACAGACCTTCGGTATGGGCAGCATTCGTGTGGGTGCTTGGGTGACGAAAGAAGAAAAAGAGTTGGCTGCAAATCTGATATTCGACTCGTTAGCAGACTTGGCTTACATCTTGGCTCTGCCACCAGAGGCAATTGGCCTACGCGGTACATTAAGCTTAGCGTTTGGCAGTGGCGGCAGAAAAGGCGTGCAAGCACACTATGCCCCCAACCAGAGAGAATTAGCCCTCGCCAAGAACGCCGGAGCTGGCGCGCTCGCTCACGAGTTTTGGCATGCGTTTGACCACTATATCGCAGAGAAAGCGTTTGAGATTGGCGATACCTCTGGCCCTCGCAAGCAGATCCTGTTCGCCAGTGATTGTTGGTTGCACGATAGAAAAGTAAGACCTCATCCATTAAACGAGAGTTTGATGTCTCTGTTTGACGCCACACTGCTTAGCGACAATAACTTGGACAAACACGATTATGTGGCTCGCAGCGTTATTGCCGACAAGGCGATGTCTGCCCGTTACTTCTCACTACCTACAGAGATGATGGCGCGTGCTTTTGAGTCGGTGATTGAATCGTGTTCCGATATCAAGAACGCTTATCTGGTCGATGGCACAACCAAGCCTGATATGTACCCCGTGTATCCAGATATGGCGCATCGCAAAGAGATATACCAAGCACTACAAGGTTACTTCGCACCATTAGGCCGATCTTTGAGTAAATAG
- a CDS encoding type II toxin-antitoxin system Phd/YefM family antitoxin gives MNIVSFTEARNSLKSVLDRVVDDSDVTVITRRDSEDAVVMSLDHFNSMQETLYLMSSPKNAERLAESIAQLEAGNTTVRELNNDE, from the coding sequence ATGAATATTGTTTCTTTTACTGAGGCCAGAAATAGCCTTAAGTCTGTGCTCGATAGAGTGGTAGACGATTCTGATGTTACGGTAATAACCAGACGAGATTCAGAAGATGCAGTGGTCATGTCTCTTGATCATTTTAATTCAATGCAAGAAACCTTGTACCTAATGAGCTCGCCTAAAAACGCTGAAAGATTGGCTGAATCCATTGCTCAACTCGAAGCCGGAAATACAACCGTTCGAGAATTGAATAATGACGAATGA
- a CDS encoding Txe/YoeB family addiction module toxin, which yields MTNDRKIVFTDNAWEDYLYWQTQDKKTLKKLNKLIEAAKRTPFEGIGKPEPLVGNLSGFWSRRIDDKNRLVYKADDDNFYIIACRHHY from the coding sequence ATGACGAATGATCGAAAAATTGTATTTACAGATAATGCTTGGGAAGATTACCTATACTGGCAAACCCAAGACAAGAAAACGCTCAAGAAACTAAATAAGTTGATTGAAGCCGCCAAAAGAACGCCCTTTGAAGGGATTGGAAAGCCGGAGCCACTAGTCGGCAACCTATCTGGCTTTTGGTCAAGACGAATCGATGACAAGAATCGATTAGTGTATAAAGCAGATGACGATAACTTTTACATAATTGCTTGTCGTCACCACTATTAA
- a CDS encoding DUF4144 domain-containing protein, whose product MISWPSLVKLDGDDELIYVASEQDFQAECSDMILGEDDYLIDSEGDSYSLQSNSNQLSLAKRAEQYSVENVTKLIRNHEFQKAEMCLMKIHFLTIEEAIQSLAFEPR is encoded by the coding sequence ATGATCAGTTGGCCATCTTTGGTAAAACTCGACGGTGACGATGAGCTTATTTACGTCGCGTCCGAACAAGATTTTCAGGCGGAATGCTCCGATATGATCTTGGGCGAAGATGATTACCTCATCGATTCAGAGGGCGACAGCTACTCGCTTCAATCAAACTCAAATCAATTGTCTCTAGCTAAACGAGCTGAGCAGTATTCAGTTGAAAACGTAACTAAGCTGATTCGAAATCACGAGTTCCAGAAAGCCGAAATGTGCCTGATGAAGATCCACTTCCTGACGATCGAAGAAGCAATTCAGTCTTTGGCGTTTGAGCCTCGTTAA
- a CDS encoding anaerobic C4-dicarboxylate transporter, which translates to MLYFEFLFLLVVLYIGSRYGGIGLGVVSGIGLVIEVFVFKMPPTSPPVTVMLIILAVVTCASILEAAGGLKYMLQVAERVLRKNPKRVTLIAPFVTYSMTFLLGTGHAVYSIMPIIGDVALKNGIRPERPMAAASVASQLAITASPISAAVVYYLAQLSDIQHSITLLSILMVTVPATLFGTFLLSLYSLKRGKELNDDPEYQARLKDPEWKKRIESTTATSLDEVLPTSARNAVLIFLLSIVVIVIVAMVPEIRTIVDGDKPIKMSVIIQMMMLCFGGIILLATKTDPRDVPNGVVFKSGMVAAIAIFGIAWMSDTYFQYAMPQFKSGIVEMVTNYPWTFALALFIVSVVVNSQAATARMMLPVGLGLGLDPALLIGLMPAVYGYFFIPNYPSDIATVNFDVSGTTKIGKWYFNHSFMSVGLIGVVGACCLGYALAQIFIA; encoded by the coding sequence ATGTTGTATTTTGAGTTTCTATTTTTATTAGTCGTCCTTTATATCGGGTCTCGGTATGGCGGTATTGGCTTAGGTGTTGTTTCGGGTATTGGTTTGGTTATCGAGGTGTTTGTCTTCAAGATGCCACCAACGTCTCCACCTGTCACCGTAATGCTGATCATCCTCGCCGTTGTTACTTGTGCCTCGATTCTCGAAGCGGCAGGTGGTTTGAAATACATGCTGCAAGTGGCGGAAAGGGTGCTAAGAAAGAATCCGAAACGCGTCACCCTGATAGCTCCGTTCGTGACTTACTCGATGACTTTCCTATTGGGTACTGGCCACGCGGTTTACTCCATCATGCCGATCATTGGCGATGTTGCGCTTAAAAATGGTATCCGTCCAGAACGCCCAATGGCAGCGGCGTCAGTTGCGTCTCAACTAGCCATTACGGCATCACCAATTTCAGCGGCTGTGGTGTATTACCTCGCACAGCTTTCTGATATTCAACACTCTATTACACTGCTTTCCATTTTGATGGTGACGGTGCCTGCAACGCTGTTTGGTACGTTTTTGCTTTCTTTGTACAGCTTGAAACGCGGCAAAGAACTGAATGACGATCCTGAATATCAAGCACGCCTAAAAGATCCTGAGTGGAAAAAGCGTATCGAAAGCACCACTGCGACGTCTTTGGATGAAGTGCTGCCAACTTCGGCTCGTAATGCGGTTTTGATTTTCCTACTTTCAATTGTCGTGATTGTTATCGTGGCGATGGTGCCTGAGATCAGAACCATCGTAGACGGCGACAAGCCAATCAAGATGTCGGTGATCATCCAAATGATGATGCTCTGCTTCGGCGGTATCATCTTGCTGGCGACTAAAACTGACCCGCGAGATGTGCCAAACGGCGTGGTATTCAAATCGGGTATGGTGGCAGCGATTGCTATCTTTGGTATCGCATGGATGTCGGATACTTACTTCCAATACGCAATGCCTCAGTTCAAATCTGGTATCGTGGAAATGGTGACCAACTATCCGTGGACGTTCGCACTAGCACTATTCATCGTATCGGTTGTGGTGAACTCACAAGCAGCAACAGCACGTATGATGCTACCGGTTGGCCTTGGCTTAGGATTGGATCCAGCGCTGCTTATCGGCTTGATGCCAGCGGTTTACGGGTACTTCTTCATCCCGAACTACCCATCAGATATCGCAACGGTGAACTTCGATGTGTCTGGCACCACCAAGATTGGTAAGTGGTACTTCAACCACTCATTTATGTCGGTTGGCTTAATCGGTGTAGTAGGCGCATGTTGTTTAGGCTACGCACTAGCACAGATTTTTATCGCTTAA
- a CDS encoding HAD family hydrolase produces MNFQAAIFDMDGLLLDTERLCMQVFEEACHAQGVPFLQDVYLGIIGCNAKTIEQIFRNGYGEGLDYPALNNEWRTRYSAIVKNQAIPVKDGVIELLEWLKSNDIPIAVATSTQLDIAKKKLELAGLDSYFTSLSTGCEVTHGKPHPEIYLLAAERLGVAPETCLAFEDSNNGIRASMAANMISFQIPDLVEPCEEVKALGHTISPSLHHVLAQLQQAAA; encoded by the coding sequence ATGAATTTTCAAGCTGCTATTTTTGATATGGATGGACTGCTGCTCGACACCGAGCGACTTTGTATGCAGGTTTTTGAAGAAGCATGTCACGCGCAAGGTGTTCCGTTTTTGCAAGATGTCTATCTAGGCATCATTGGTTGTAACGCAAAAACCATCGAACAGATTTTTCGAAATGGTTACGGTGAAGGGTTAGATTACCCAGCGCTGAATAATGAATGGCGCACCCGCTACAGTGCAATTGTTAAAAACCAAGCAATCCCAGTAAAAGATGGCGTGATTGAGCTGCTTGAATGGCTAAAATCGAATGACATTCCAATCGCGGTGGCGACCTCCACTCAGCTTGATATCGCGAAGAAGAAGCTTGAGCTGGCTGGCCTAGATTCGTACTTCACCTCGTTAAGCACAGGCTGCGAAGTGACTCACGGCAAGCCTCACCCAGAGATCTACTTACTGGCGGCAGAACGCCTAGGTGTTGCGCCTGAAACCTGCCTAGCGTTTGAGGACTCAAACAACGGTATTCGTGCATCAATGGCAGCGAACATGATCAGCTTCCAAATTCCAGATTTGGTTGAACCTTGCGAAGAAGTAAAAGCGCTTGGCCACACGATCAGCCCATCGCTGCATCATGTGCTGGCGCAGCTGCAACAGGCCGCCGCTTAA
- a CDS encoding HD domain-containing protein yields MIEKLESQLLDFAQQEMTQDAAHDISHIKRVVKTAKALCVQEQAKLEVVLPAAYLHDCFTFPKNHPDRAKSSQMAADKAISFLKSIEYPAPYLDEIHHAIVTHSYSANITPETLEAQIVQDADRLDSLGAIGIARCLYVGQSFDAELYNHEDPFAKQRDLDDKHYSVDHFYVKLFKLAETMNTESAKLEANKRTDYMRVFLEQLGSEV; encoded by the coding sequence GTGATTGAAAAACTTGAAAGCCAACTGCTTGATTTTGCACAACAAGAAATGACACAAGATGCGGCGCATGATATCAGCCACATCAAGCGCGTCGTTAAAACCGCTAAGGCTTTATGTGTTCAAGAACAGGCTAAGCTTGAAGTCGTTCTGCCTGCCGCTTATCTTCATGACTGCTTCACCTTTCCCAAGAATCACCCAGACAGAGCCAAAAGCTCACAAATGGCAGCAGACAAGGCGATCTCTTTCCTCAAATCTATCGAGTATCCTGCGCCCTATCTCGACGAGATCCATCATGCGATTGTCACGCACAGTTACAGCGCTAACATCACACCAGAAACCTTGGAAGCTCAAATCGTCCAAGATGCTGATCGCCTAGATTCTCTCGGTGCAATTGGTATTGCTCGCTGCCTATACGTTGGTCAAAGCTTCGATGCCGAACTCTATAACCACGAAGACCCGTTCGCCAAGCAGCGTGATTTGGATGACAAGCATTACAGTGTCGACCACTTCTACGTAAAGCTATTCAAGCTAGCTGAAACCATGAATACAGAATCCGCCAAGTTAGAAGCCAACAAGCGCACCGACTACATGCGTGTTTTTCTTGAGCAGTTGGGCTCGGAAGTTTAA
- a CDS encoding GNAT family N-acetyltransferase yields the protein MEINRFKASDAEEVVTWFTSLEDYVLWGGRTFGWPLKAASIIERSLEPHVELYTFSASKSYSESNADSNANSNARDLLGFMEFQRMSDNELRFCRVAIHPNQRGKGLGQSMIESALDAAKQIPDVTTITLAVFKQNHGAKRCYDKAGFQVVDKEPSVKEFNGKIWPLYQMELKLC from the coding sequence ATGGAAATAAACCGCTTTAAAGCATCCGACGCTGAAGAGGTCGTCACTTGGTTTACATCTTTAGAAGACTACGTTTTATGGGGTGGGCGAACATTTGGTTGGCCGTTAAAAGCAGCCTCCATCATCGAAAGATCTCTAGAACCCCATGTCGAGCTCTATACCTTCTCTGCATCTAAGTCATACTCTGAATCGAACGCCGATTCAAACGCCAACTCAAACGCCAGGGACTTGCTTGGCTTTATGGAATTTCAACGCATGTCAGACAATGAACTTCGCTTTTGCCGAGTTGCGATTCACCCAAACCAACGAGGCAAAGGGCTGGGGCAATCCATGATAGAAAGTGCATTAGACGCTGCGAAACAAATCCCTGATGTCACCACCATCACCTTAGCCGTATTCAAGCAAAACCATGGCGCAAAACGCTGCTACGACAAAGCGGGCTTTCAAGTGGTCGACAAAGAGCCGAGCGTGAAAGAGTTCAATGGTAAAATATGGCCCTTGTATCAAATGGAATTAAAGCTCTGCTAG
- a CDS encoding DNA-3-methyladenine glycosylase I yields MTQEKFDTIYQRAAHRKGGAAELEKIVRAPVSQAELSQITDDRWLAAFTEKVFQCGISWNVVRKKWPQFEEVFFEFNIEKMLMLPNEMWEQKAQDPRIIRHLTKVMTIPANATMIHNAKREADSFSQMVADWPSERITELWDYLKKHGKRLGGNTGAYTLRQMGKDTFILSSDVEAHLRSTDVVDSGRNTKRAQVAANKAFNEWQQQSGRSLSEISQIVAYSCGDNRV; encoded by the coding sequence ATGACCCAAGAAAAATTCGACACTATTTATCAACGTGCGGCTCACCGTAAAGGCGGAGCAGCAGAACTCGAAAAGATTGTTCGTGCGCCCGTTTCACAAGCTGAGCTATCACAAATCACCGACGATCGTTGGTTGGCAGCCTTTACTGAAAAGGTATTCCAATGTGGTATTTCATGGAATGTGGTGAGAAAGAAGTGGCCGCAATTTGAAGAAGTGTTCTTTGAATTCAATATCGAAAAAATGCTGATGCTGCCGAACGAGATGTGGGAGCAGAAAGCGCAAGACCCGCGCATTATTCGCCACCTTACTAAGGTGATGACTATCCCTGCCAATGCCACCATGATTCATAATGCCAAGCGTGAAGCGGATTCATTCTCACAAATGGTTGCCGACTGGCCATCAGAACGTATCACTGAACTTTGGGATTATCTGAAAAAACACGGCAAGCGATTAGGTGGTAACACTGGCGCTTACACCTTACGTCAAATGGGTAAAGACACTTTTATCTTGTCGTCGGACGTTGAAGCGCACCTACGCAGTACCGATGTGGTCGATAGCGGTCGTAACACCAAGCGAGCACAAGTCGCGGCGAATAAGGCTTTCAACGAATGGCAGCAGCAATCAGGTCGTAGCCTGAGCGAAATCAGCCAGATCGTAGCGTACAGCTGTGGCGACAACCGCGTCTAG